TGGTAAACTGCGCTCGGAAGGCACTCTGATTGGCATTGCCGGCAGACCGGTGCAGGTGCGCAATCCGGATGCGGTCGGCCTCGAAACGCGCGATGGTCCCTTCATGTCATCCGCCCTACCGATCGCCGGATTCGCTGTCATCGAAGCCGCCGATCTTGCCGAAGCCATCGAAAAAGTCTCGTGCGTTCCGTGCGC
This portion of the Alphaproteobacteria bacterium genome encodes:
- a CDS encoding YciI family protein, coding for MPKFVTIGYGDQAGYDRTSQAVRDAAHEQDGKLRSEGTLIGIAGRPVQVRNPDAVGLETRDGPFMSSALPIAGFAVIEAADLAEAIEKVSCVPCA